The window GTCACACGTGGAGTTGGAAATGTTTTATACAGTGTTAATTCCTgtgttgattttaattttcaaaatgtattttgttttgaatttaggGTGCCAGGCAGGACTTGAGTTTTCCGAACCATTTCCATCAGGTAAGTTAAAGATCttctatataattattttttcttttaggaacTCTGGCTCTGTTGGCTCTCTCTGATGTCTGGAGACAAAGAGGGGACAGAGATAGTGGTGGAAACAGAATTGTCTGAAAAACCAGTTCACTAACTtgtcttcttctctttttcttgttccaAGGATACTATTTGGATATTTTTGATTTCGTAGAAAAATATCTTTGTGACTGGACTGTAATTTGGCCATAGAGATTTGGACTCAGTGGCTTTTCCCACTAGCTGTTGGTGTTCACTAAACCAAGTTCTTAGATTTAGTCTTGTACCAGCCAATTAGCACTGCTCTGTGAACATGCCTGCCCATCTCTTGCAAGCTCTGCTTCTAAGTCTGGTAATAATATATGTCACAAATGTATGAGGTTAGTTGACGGAAGCTCAAATTAAAGAGTGAGGTTGCTTCAATGAAAACTCAGCACCATTGCAGAAAAGCTATTCATAACCAATAGCCCccagatcttttctttttctttgaagtcGTCTTACACAGAAAGAAAGCACATtgtaaacaaaactaaaagaaatattGTAGACAAAGTTGAAAAGGTTTTAGACAGAATTTCAAAGTGAGAAATATTAAGGTTGCTACTAGTACTTGAGTGTTTGCTCTGTACTAGGCATCCTGTTAAAAACTTTTCACGGAGTTTGTTATGTAATCCTCAAAACACTCCTATGTGGTAGGTattattataacaaaaatatttgcatataatattccatttgatccctaaactgatttaaaaatgtagTCAGGTGCTTCTAGAATGGCCACTGGACAAATGAGAATGTGGACCTTAAGAACCTGGCGATTACTAGGCCCAAACAAGAGTTGAACCTAAGTTTCTTAACTTCATCTTCAAGGATCTTTTCAAAACCACAATATACCCCTCCCATTTTTGTCTAGCAAACTTCACAGTCATATCAggtatgtatttttatagttctGTAATACGTGTGTCTCTTTGTCTGCCTGTGGTTTACTTTTGATCCCTGCAAGATGATAAACACTTGGAGAGTAGGAATTGTGATGATCTGTTGCTTAAAAATTAACTCTCCCCAACTCCCTACTGCAAAAGGTAGGAACTCTTTTTGAAAACTCTGGGCTCATTCTTGAAAATATTCCTTGTAATCATACATACGAACTCTCCCTTTTTTTGGTGGTGTTTCACATGTTCCCCATTTCTAGACATTTCCTGGAAAGTTCCCTCAGCAGCTGTTTCTTGGCACAGGGGGGTTTGCTGTCTGTGAGTCGTGCAAGCTCGGTCGGGGAAGATGCAGGAAGGAGTGCTTGGAGAATGAGAAACCCGATGGAAGATGCAGGCTGAACTTTCTCTGCTGCAGACAGAAGATGTGACAAACCAGACCAGCACACTTATGGCCGTAGAAGCAGGCCTGGATATTCAAAGAAGTTCAAGAGAAGTTATGTGGTTTATCCAAATCACACAGTGAGTGAGTCTCAGAATAagtctcatttctttctctctttatttttattttattatttttaaaagacgacttttttttttttttttttttgagttggagtctcactctgtcacccaggctggagtgcagtggctcgatcttggctcactgcaacctctacctcccgggttcaagcgattctcctgcttcaacctcccaagtagctgggactacaggcttatgcTGCCATGCCctggtaatttttctatttttactagagacggggtttcaccatattggcaaggctggtctcgatctcctaaccttaggtcatctgcccgccttggcctcccaaagtgctgggattataggcataagccaccacgctgggcgagatgacctttaaaaaaaaacgtGTACCTAGTATCTGCTCAGTCAGATACCACTACTATGTATTTGTAGAGTACCttataatttatgaaatattttccataCTTCTCTCATATGACTCATGATTACCTTACGAGGTAGGTTTTATTACtcctatttatatttgaaaatattgagGCTCAAGAGGCTGTCAGTTCTTCAGAGCCACAGCTAGGATCCAGTAACTGGTGTGCACATTGCTGTCATGTTCTGTGTATCCATCTGTATGTACTAACTATGTTAATGGAGTAATAACTCtatcaaatacattatttttatattcacattGTTTCTTGGTTTGCCTAAATACTGTCGTTCATTGATTCTAGTACTTATGGTGTATTTACCTGTGAAAGAAAATGATTAGAGATTAACTTAAAATGTTCAACACAGAATGTACATAAATGGTTGACTATATAACTTTTGCCTTGTGAAATAAAATCCAGCTTCACAAAATAAAGGTCAAAATTACCAGCCCTATGACCAGTGACTTGAACTTGGTTACTTAGTTTTAACGTATGAGACTAAACAATGTTTTGTTTAACATTTGGGCCTATTGTTTGTCTCTTTGTGCTCAAATctgttccttgtttttttctgctttgctgAGTAAAATGGGAACTATTAAATGCAAACTACATTTTCTAGGCTTCCTGACTTCTGGCTGGTTTTGGTCAATGTAAGTGTCTCCTAGGAGAATGGGAGACTGAAGAAGGGAGGGCAGTGTGTATCTCTCCCCGACTCCCTCTCTTCTCCAGCAGTGGCTCTTCCCGCTCAGCAAAGCACCTGCTTTTCTGTCTTCTGCTCTCACTTGGCAGTCCCACCGCAAGTTTAGCTTCTGCCAGCTAGTGCTGCTCCCAGGCTCACACAAATCCTTCCGTTTTTCCTCAAACCTTAGGGCAGTGGGAGATTTCAGCTGTGACTATCAGTAAGTTTGCCTCATTGCTCCCACTTTGCATTGTCATCTTTTCCAACACTTTATCTGTACGtattaaattctttctttggAACTATCCATTGGGGGAAACCTTTTAATGCTTGATTGATTCAATTTTTAGATTCATTCTATTTACATATGATCCACTGTTCTCCAAAAGAGATTTGAAACACAGCCCTCAAGAAGCCTAGAGTGTTTCCTACATTTATACAAGAATTACTCCAGGGAAGTGGGAAGTAGGGTATTTGGTCTTAAGAGTCCAGTTCACAGTAATTATCTGCTCGCAGATGCTCCTCTTCCTCAGGTCTCCACAGTGCAAATGCAGCTGCTAGCTTACAGAACACCATGAAACTGGAATACTACTTACTCATTCCAAATACTGCATtgct of the Chlorocebus sabaeus isolate Y175 chromosome 8, mChlSab1.0.hap1, whole genome shotgun sequence genome contains:
- the LOC103215316 gene encoding beta-defensin 105A, whose product is MALIRKTFCFVFAVFFILVQQPSGCQAGLEFSEPFPSGGFAVCESCKLGRGRCRKECLENEKPDGRCRLNFLCCRQKM